The Stratiformator vulcanicus genome has a segment encoding these proteins:
- a CDS encoding helix-turn-helix domain-containing protein, protein MDDIDQTPELLTVAETAWQLRICDKTLRRWIKKGRIFAVQPAGPGGRILIPRSELDAVASRQHGAHRTNIEQTPRSTSGPRPRWKRLGR, encoded by the coding sequence ATGGATGACATCGATCAGACCCCGGAACTTCTTACTGTTGCCGAAACAGCCTGGCAACTCCGCATTTGCGATAAGACCTTGCGACGCTGGATCAAGAAGGGGCGAATCTTCGCGGTTCAGCCAGCCGGCCCCGGCGGCAGGATCCTCATTCCTCGATCTGAATTGGACGCAGTCGCTTCACGGCAGCATGGCGCCCACCGTACGAATATCGAACAGACACCACGCTCCACCAGTGGCCCTCGACCACGCTGGAAGCGTCTAGGGAGATAA
- a CDS encoding toll/interleukin-1 receptor domain-containing protein translates to MAKVYISYHNSDQPYVRELANELMRYGHDVFFSGEAIQLGQDWESVLSDALRNADALLAIVSPTAMDSKWLFTETGTAMAYFRERDRPLVVPVILENASIPSPLQSVQALFATGKSVTEIAKEIDAALDAMLGRMKAKEDQRREIQQKVEATAATYIKESLTNLEKREIGYRRVAYFWYGLALFSLVGGLIFGIWRAVTVSGDSTPPSWESLAQLGLITILVVGVLGALSRFAFLLGKAFMVESLRNADRGHAISFGEFYLNAFGDKADWSEIKEAFQHWNIDKGSTFIDQDAKDVDPQILQTALDIAKAISGVKPK, encoded by the coding sequence ATGGCCAAGGTTTACATTTCGTACCACAACAGTGATCAGCCATACGTTCGTGAACTTGCGAATGAACTGATGAGGTACGGCCACGATGTGTTCTTCTCTGGCGAAGCCATCCAGCTCGGCCAAGATTGGGAGTCCGTCCTAAGTGACGCTCTCCGCAATGCTGACGCTCTATTGGCAATCGTTTCTCCGACCGCGATGGACAGCAAGTGGCTGTTCACGGAAACCGGAACTGCGATGGCGTACTTCCGGGAACGGGACCGACCGTTGGTTGTGCCCGTGATACTTGAAAACGCGTCCATCCCATCACCGCTTCAAAGCGTCCAAGCTCTATTCGCCACCGGCAAGTCTGTAACTGAGATCGCAAAAGAGATTGATGCCGCATTGGATGCAATGCTGGGCCGCATGAAGGCAAAAGAGGATCAACGTCGGGAAATTCAACAAAAGGTGGAGGCCACAGCCGCGACGTACATTAAGGAGTCGCTCACTAATCTGGAAAAACGCGAAATCGGATATCGACGCGTTGCTTACTTCTGGTACGGATTGGCGCTGTTCTCTCTCGTTGGCGGTTTGATATTCGGCATTTGGCGGGCCGTTACAGTGAGCGGCGATTCCACGCCGCCATCTTGGGAGTCGCTCGCCCAACTTGGTCTCATCACAATTCTGGTTGTTGGCGTGCTGGGCGCTTTATCACGATTCGCGTTTCTTCTTGGCAAAGCATTCATGGTAGAGTCACTACGTAATGCAGACCGCGGTCATGCAATTTCATTTGGCGAATTCTATCTTAATGCGTTTGGCGACAAAGCTGATTGGTCTGAGATTAAAGAAGCATTTCAACACTGGAACATTGACAAGGGCTCGACGTTTATTGACCAAGATGCCAAGGACGTCGATCCTCAAATACTGCAAACGGCACTTGATATCGCCAAAGCAATTAGCGGCGTAAAACCCAAGTGA
- a CDS encoding sulfatase-like hydrolase/transferase, translated as MRNRRQFIAIAGATALTAMAPASLLADSETRKPNIIIILADDLGYADVGCYGSKRFKTPNIDALAADGIRFTDFHSNGAVCSPTRAALLTGRYQQRTGITGVVTAKGHRHTGLDLQETTFAEVVKPLGYTTALFGKWHVGYNADYNPVRQGFDEFIGFVSGNVDYHAHLDQTGKEDWWKQDKLSPETGYTTDLITDHGVDFIQHNKDRPFLLYLPHEAPHYPYQGRKDPPRYQPGRGRTKDPVTPAVYKEMIEVMDEGVGRIRKAVVDAGISDNTLIFFFSDNGPAGPGSAGPLRGKKGQIWEGGHRVPAIACWPGRIEKGKTSDLPAMGSDLLPTIAAISGAALPQDVTLDGIDLLPYLFQNKQLSDRPLFWGVRNQLAIRKGDFKLVTDKSFSNPSLYNLSSDLGEKDDIAAAHPELVKDLLSLLKHWYADVNRNVKKRS; from the coding sequence ATGCGAAACAGACGACAATTCATTGCGATCGCTGGTGCCACTGCTCTCACGGCTATGGCTCCAGCGTCTCTTCTGGCCGATAGTGAAACTCGGAAGCCCAACATCATCATTATCCTCGCCGATGACTTGGGGTATGCCGATGTGGGATGTTACGGGAGCAAGAGATTCAAGACACCAAACATTGATGCCCTAGCTGCGGACGGCATCCGCTTCACCGACTTTCACTCCAACGGTGCAGTGTGCAGTCCAACACGAGCGGCCCTGTTGACGGGGCGATATCAGCAGCGCACTGGCATCACAGGTGTAGTTACCGCAAAAGGACATCGCCATACGGGATTGGATCTTCAAGAAACGACTTTCGCGGAGGTTGTTAAGCCACTTGGATACACCACCGCTCTATTTGGCAAGTGGCATGTGGGCTACAATGCAGATTACAATCCCGTTCGTCAGGGATTCGATGAATTCATCGGGTTTGTGAGCGGCAACGTTGACTACCATGCCCACCTCGACCAGACCGGCAAAGAAGACTGGTGGAAACAGGATAAGCTGTCTCCGGAAACCGGATACACAACTGACCTTATCACAGATCATGGAGTTGATTTCATTCAACACAACAAGGACAGGCCGTTCTTACTCTATCTCCCCCATGAGGCTCCGCACTATCCATATCAGGGTCGCAAGGATCCGCCGCGTTACCAACCGGGAAGAGGCAGAACCAAGGATCCGGTCACACCGGCGGTCTACAAAGAAATGATTGAAGTAATGGACGAGGGTGTGGGGCGTATCCGAAAAGCTGTTGTTGACGCAGGGATAAGCGACAACACGCTTATCTTCTTCTTTTCAGACAACGGGCCAGCCGGCCCTGGCTCCGCGGGTCCACTACGAGGAAAGAAGGGGCAGATTTGGGAGGGAGGACACCGCGTGCCAGCGATTGCCTGCTGGCCGGGAAGGATTGAGAAAGGCAAGACGTCCGATCTCCCGGCAATGGGTTCTGATCTCTTGCCCACTATCGCCGCAATCAGTGGCGCTGCTTTGCCTCAAGACGTTACGCTGGATGGTATCGACCTCCTGCCGTACCTGTTTCAGAACAAACAGCTGTCAGATCGACCTCTTTTCTGGGGAGTCCGGAATCAATTAGCCATCAGGAAGGGCGATTTCAAGTTAGTGACCGACAAATCCTTTTCCAACCCCTCTTTGTATAATTTAAGCAGCGACCTTGGAGAGAAGGACGATATTGCTGCGGCACACCCAGAGTTGGTCAAGGACCTCCTATCTCTACTGAAACACTGGTATGCAGATGTGAACAGGAACGTCAAGAAGCGCTCCTGA
- a CDS encoding SRPBCC family protein, with amino-acid sequence MALNISVETTVDAPIDNVWEAWITPEHINRWNFASEDWQCPKAEIDLTVGGRFKYRMESKDGSMGFDFEGTFTAIEAGRKFQYSLDDDRKVTIGFEESKNGVVVVETFEAEDEHSGEQQRQGWQSILNNFKSYVEASST; translated from the coding sequence ATGGCATTGAATATTTCAGTTGAGACGACAGTAGATGCACCAATCGACAATGTTTGGGAGGCATGGATTACGCCCGAGCATATTAATAGATGGAATTTTGCATCAGAGGATTGGCAATGCCCGAAGGCAGAGATTGATTTAACTGTTGGCGGCAGATTTAAATATCGCATGGAATCGAAGGACGGATCAATGGGATTTGATTTTGAAGGTACATTCACAGCGATCGAGGCTGGCCGCAAATTCCAGTACTCTCTAGATGATGATCGGAAGGTAACCATTGGGTTTGAAGAATCAAAGAACGGTGTTGTTGTAGTTGAGACTTTCGAAGCTGAGGATGAACACTCGGGTGAGCAGCAGCGACAAGGTTGGCAAAGTATTTTGAACAACTTTAAATCATATGTCGAAGCAAGTAGCACATAA